One Peromyscus leucopus breed LL Stock chromosome 2, UCI_PerLeu_2.1, whole genome shotgun sequence DNA window includes the following coding sequences:
- the LOC114704959 gene encoding olfactory receptor 2A12-like, with protein sequence MWMTPVQNQSWVSEFILLGFSSDPTTNSILFIVFLLIYLSSVLGNVLIIMLICLDTQLHTPMYFFLCILALFDMCYVTTTMPQMLVHLVAHSQTISFAGCWLQMYVFGSLAATECTFFVVMAYDRYVAICYPLRYTVILNWGLCVWLAAGTWICGFFFSLFHTFFTMNLPYCGPNRVNHYFCESPAVRSLACMDTHLIEMVDLVLSVFLIVSPISLIVASYIGIVKAILKIKSIQGRCKAFSTCASHLTVVTFFYGPSTYIYMRPNSSYSTERDKQISLFYNTFTALLNPVVYSLRNKDMKRAFFKVMGRSRIDC encoded by the coding sequence ATGTGGATGACTCCTGTTCAGAATCAAAGCTGGGTTTCTGAGTTTATCCTACTTGGCTTCTCCAGTGACCCCACAACCAACAGCATCCTCTTCATTGTGTTCCTTCTCATCTACCTGAGCTCAGTCCTGGGCAATGTGCTCATCATCATGCTGATCTGCCtggacacacagctgcacactcccatgtacttcttcctctgtaTACTTGCCCTGTTTGATATGTGCTATGtcaccaccaccatgccccagATGTTGGTGCATCTTGTTGCTCACTCTCAGACCATCTCctttgctggctgctggctgcagaTGTATGTGTTTGGTTCTCTGGCTGCTACTGAATGTACCTTCTTTGTTGTCATGGCTTATGACAGATATGTGGCCATTTGCTACCCACTGCGTTATACTGTCATCCTCAACTGGGGACTGTGCGTATGGTTGGCAGCTGGGACTTGGATCTGtggtttcttcttctctctgtttcataCTTTCTTTACTATGAATCTGCCATATTGTGGACCTAACAGGGTTAACCACTACTTTTGTGAAAGCCCTGCAGTGCGTAGCCTGGCTTGTATGGATACCCACCTCATCGAGATGGTGGACCTGGTTTTGAGTGTTTTTCTGATTGTTAGTCCCATTTCCCTCATTGTGGCCTCCTACATTGGTATTGTCAAGGCTATTCTCAAGATCAAGTCCATCCAGGGCCGCTGTAAGGCTTTTTCTACCTGTGCCTCCCACCTGACTGTGGTCACATTCTTCTATGGTCCATCCACTTACATCTACATGAGGCCCAACTCCAGCTACTCCACTGAGCGAGACAAGCAGATCTCACTCTTTTACAATACCTTTACAGCTTTGCTCAACCCTGTGGTCTATAGTCTTCGGAACAAAGACATGAAGAGAGCCTTTTTCAAGGTGATGGGACGTAGTAGGATAGACTGCTGA
- the LOC119086085 gene encoding olfactory receptor 2A12-like, translating to MWMIPGQNQSWVSEFILLGFSSDPTTNSILFIVFLLIYLCSVLGNGLIIMLICLDTQLHTPMYFFLCILALLDMCYVTTTMPQMLVHLLAHSQTISFAGCWLQMFVFGALGMTECTFFVVMAYDRYVAICYPLRYTVILNWGLCIQLAAGTWICGFFFSVLHTFFTMSLPYCGPNKVNHYFCEGPSVRSLACMDTHLIEMIDLVLSIFVVVTPISLIVASYIHIARAILKIKSTQGRCKAFSTCASHLTVVTFFYGPCTYIYMRPNSSYSPERDKQVSLFYNAFTALLNPVVYSLRNKDIKRAFLKVMGHGRVN from the coding sequence ATGTGGATGATTCCAGGGCAGAACCAAAGCTGGGTTTCTGAGTTTATCCTGCTTGGCTTCTCCAGTGACCCCACAACCAACAGCATCCTCTTCATTGTGTTCCTTCTCATCTACCTATGCTCAGTCCTGGGTAATGGTCTCATCATCATGCTGATCTGTCtggacacacagctgcacactcccatgtacttcttcctctgtaTACTTGCCCTGTTGGATATGTGCTATGtcaccaccaccatgccccagATGTTGGTGCATCTTCTTGCTCACTCTCAGACCATCTCCTTTGCTGGTTGCTGGCTGCAGATGTTTGTGTTTGGTGCCCTGGGTATGACTGAGTGCACCTTCTTTGTTGTCATGGCTTATGACAGATATGTGGCCATTTGCTACCCACTGCGTTATACTGTCATCCTCAACTGGGGACTGTGCATACAGTTGGCTGCTGGGACATGGATCTgtggtttcttcttttctgtgcTGCATACTTTCTTCACCATGAGTCTGCCATATTGTGGGCCCAACAAGGTCAACCACTACTTCTGTGAAGGTCCTTCAGTACGTAGCCTGGCTTGTATGGATACTCACCTCATTGAGATGATAGATCTGGTCTTGAGTATTTTTGTGGTTGTTACTCCCATTTCCCTCATTGTGGCCTCCTACATTCATATTGCCAGGGCTATTCTCAAGATCAAGTCCACCCAGGGTCGCTGCAAGGCTTTCTCTACCTGTGCCTCCCACCTGACTGTGGTCACATTCTTCTATGGTCCATGTACTTACATCTACATGAGGCCCAACTCTAGCTACTCCCCTGAGCGAGACAAGCAGGTCTCACTCTTTTACAATGCCTTCACAGCCTTGCTCAATCCCGTGGTCTACagtctgagaaacaaagacatcAAGAGGGCATTTCTCAAGGTGATGGGGCATGGTAGGGTGAACTAG